CCGTGGCCGCCGTGATCAGCGAGACCTGCTGCGACGGGTGGAGCACCAGGCTCTTCGGGTCGACCTTGCCGAGCACGGCACCGACGACCTGCCGCTGGCGCTTGGCGCGGCCGATGTCACCCTGCGGGTCGGCCTTGCGCATGCGCGCGAACTGCAGCGCGACGGTCCCGTCGGCGACGTGGCAGCCGGCCTTCCACTTGAGGTGCGAGTCACGGTCGTTCACGTCGTCGTCGTAGCACAGGCGCACACCGCCCACCGCGTCCACGACGTCCTTGACGCCCGCCATGCCGATCTGCGCGTAGTGGTCCACCGTGAGGCCGGTGAACTTCTCGACCGTCTTGACCAGCAGGGGAGCGCCACCATACGCGAACGCGGCGTTGATCTTGCCGGGCCCGTGCCCCGGGATCTCGACGTAGGTGTCGCGCGGCAGCGAGATGAGCGCCGTGGGTCCGCTCTCGGGGACGTGCAGCAGCAGGATCGTGTCGCTGCGCTCGCCCGTGGTGCCGTCGTCCTTGACCCCGCCGTCCTTGCGCGAGTCCGAGCCGGTGAGCAGGTAGGTCGTGCCGACGGTGCCCGGTGCGCCGGACAGCGCCTCGGTGCGCTGGATCTTGCCGTCGGCCCACATCACGAGCCCGATGGGCCACGCGAGCATGAGCACCAGGACGAGCGCGACCACGACGAGCGTCCAGCGCAGACGCCGCCGGGGCCGCGGTGCGGCCGGTCCGGCCACGGGCTGCCCTCCGGAGCCGGGGCCGCGACCGCCGGGTCCCGACGAGGCGGCCGCGCCGGCGGGACGACGCGCTGCGGGCCGTGCCGTGCCGGACCGTGCACCCGAGGCCGCGGACCGCGGTGCGCCGGACCGGGCGGCGGGAGCGCCCGCGGGCGGTGTCGAGCCGGGGGTGATCGACGGCGCCCGGCCGGAGCCCGCGGATCCCACGGGCCGCGCGGGGCGTGCGGGAGGCGGCGTCCGGCCGGCGGTGCGCGGCGAGCCGCCCGCGGACGCGTCGGCGTGGGGCCGCGGCGGCACGGAACGCTGCCGGCCGACGGGCACCGCGCCACTCGCGTCCGGGCGCGAGCCGCCCGCTCCGGGGCTGAAGCTGGGCGGGACGTCCGGACCGTCGTGCGGTCGTTCGGGCCGCATCGTCAGCAGGAGCCGGTGTTGTCGTCGAGCGTGAACGAGTCGCGCCCGGCCTTCTTCGTGGCCTGCGGCTTGGGTGTCTTCCCCGGGTTCTGCGTGGCCTTCGTGCCGCCCGAGGGGTTCTTCGTCGGCGCGGTGGTCTCGGCGGTGCCCGGGTCGTTCTGGGTGCCCGTGAGCATGGGGGTGTCGGACGCGAGGTTCGCCCACACGATGTCGGCCTCGGGGGTCCACTCGACGCGGTTCTTGTCGGTCGGCGCCGCGCCCCACGGGATCGTCATGAAGGCGATGTTGCCAGTGCGGATGCTCCGCGCGCTGTAGGCGAGCCCGGCGAGGTCAGAAGTCTGCATCGACGTGGTGAGCGACTTGGTGGCGGCGTTGAGCACGCCCAGCAGGTCGGTCCAGTCGGTCAGCACGTTCTTCGACAGCGTCTGGGACGCGATGGCGGCCAGCAGGCGCTGCTGGTTGCCGATGCGGCCGATGTCCGAGCCGTCGCTCGTCTGGCTGTGCCGCGATCGCGCGAACGCGAGCGCGGTCCTGCCGTCGAGCGTGTGCATGCCCGCGTCGATGTGCAGCTTGGCCTTCTCGTCGTCCATGTCCGCGGGGATGCAGATCTTCACGCCACCGATCGCGTCGACCATGTTCTGGAAGCCCGCGAAGTCGACCAGCAGGAAGTCGTCGATCCGGACCCCGG
The Cellulomonas gilvus ATCC 13127 DNA segment above includes these coding regions:
- a CDS encoding LCP family protein, with the translated sequence MAGPAAPRPRRRLRWTLVVVALVLVLMLAWPIGLVMWADGKIQRTEALSGAPGTVGTTYLLTGSDSRKDGGVKDDGTTGERSDTILLLHVPESGPTALISLPRDTYVEIPGHGPGKINAAFAYGGAPLLVKTVEKFTGLTVDHYAQIGMAGVKDVVDAVGGVRLCYDDDVNDRDSHLKWKAGCHVADGTVALQFARMRKADPQGDIGRAKRQRQVVGAVLGKVDPKSLVLHPSQQVSLITAATGSLTVDESAGVLDLGRLALAFKAANGKDGITGTPPIADLDYRPGGVGSTVLLDPEETPTFFRQIRDGKLPPGKVGGLD
- a CDS encoding LCP family protein, translated to MRGTALVTVALLAFGGTAVYATYERLNGNINHVEVDDLLGDRPERAAVKPGADPDAGKPVNLLLLGSDSREGENGDIGGRVAGGMRSDTTIVLHISADRSRVELVSIPRDSMVAIPSCTTTDGQTTGASDYAMFNEAFARGWDTGLDLASAAACTWKTVEANTGVRIDDFLLVDFAGFQNMVDAIGGVKICIPADMDDEKAKLHIDAGMHTLDGRTALAFARSRHSQTSDGSDIGRIGNQQRLLAAIASQTLSKNVLTDWTDLLGVLNAATKSLTTSMQTSDLAGLAYSARSIRTGNIAFMTIPWGAAPTDKNRVEWTPEADIVWANLASDTPMLTGTQNDPGTAETTAPTKNPSGGTKATQNPGKTPKPQATKKAGRDSFTLDDNTGSC